From Bombus huntii isolate Logan2020A chromosome 4, iyBomHunt1.1, whole genome shotgun sequence, one genomic window encodes:
- the LOC126865074 gene encoding zinc finger protein 345-like, translating to MTEYFDLPLNMDRICRICLTEGTNLSPIFCTDQEVNDFSSLPQKIQVCGSIEIHEQDGLPSLICDICIYKASVAHEFRQQCQHSDAKLRMYYNKPNKTTIVDTFTQTESEIRTLLSKKQIDQEDYFVKEEMHGVSNSQEYMQTNDTYCRDESNLSTNQIDMQNEKLFICSIGFEGSKEIEKESCTSENNIHETSLTQESNNDISETIDMENKPKENQDINQNPEEDDKKPEEEFFDDNILNDNVKEEEEVLQKRTSTRKVKSVPNKTYSEDEIHNNYYDSSNDGQDSRELKFKCKVCAKCYSTQRGLKKHSLVHEKKHKCNVCSKMFYRLENMENHKKIHASKPLACQLCHACFSKPQSLVRHLKSHTKKVNNMIKQISTDEQKDNKQPKKEMKFEDDTDDENGTVNEVYDFENAPELYKCEICSQYCSSLKNLKRHTLVHGDKKYSCTVCKKWFFRPDTLKKHAEKHGHGLLDNLVDDNKFFDSDDDSFPNTTQSTLQENENVKKEESDEDESGEYKCQHCDKIMATKKGLRRHVSMHKPKAEPVTCEICGKVCASQARLVLHQRTHKPKEKVPREYLCHICSKVYPSNSSLTYHMRTHTGIKPHVCKTCNSGFTTTTSLANHIRIHTGDKPFVCHVCSAAFAVSSAFRRHLTRHTGEANYLCKTCGKAFKRLSTLKEHTYTHSGEKPYVCKTCGAAYSHSGSLFAHQKRCRAQYGEMVVDDHHHTVAHHIHVNNVQSAVRSLAVIGQMF from the exons ATGACAGAATATTTTGATTTACCACTTAATATGGACAGAATATGCAGAATTTGCCTTACAGAGGGTACTAATTTATCTCCTATCTTCTGTACGGATCAAGAAGTAAATGATTTCTCGAGCCTTCCACAAAAGATACAAGTTTGTGGATCGATAGAAATTCATGAACAAGACGGATTACCTTCATTAATTTGTGATATTTGTATCTATAAAGCAAGTGTTGCTCATGAATTTAGACAGCAGTGTCAACATTCTGATGCCAAATTGCGaatgtattataataaacCAAATAAAACTACTATTGTG gaCACATTTACACAAACTGAATCTGAGATAAGAACATTATTATCAAAAAAACAAATTGATCAAGAAGATTATTTTGTGAAAGAAGAAATGCATGGAGTATCAAATTCTCAAGAATATATGCAAACTAATGACACCTATTGTAGAGATGAATCCAACTTAAGCACCAACCAGATTGATATGCAAAATGAAAAACTATTTATTTGTTCTATCGGATTTGAAGGAtctaaagaaattgaaaaggaATCTTGTACttcagaaaataatatacatgAAACATCTCTCACACAAGAGAGTAACAATGATATTTCTGAAACTATTGATATGGAAAATAAACCAAAAGAAAACCAAGATATCAATCAAAATCCAGAAGAGGATGATAAAAAACCAGAGGAGGAATTCTTTGatgataatatattaaatgataatgtcaaagaagaagaagaagtttTACAGAAACGTACTTCTACTAGGAAAGTAAAATCAGTGCCTAATAAAACCTATAGCGAAGATgaaattcataataattattatgattCAAGCAATGATGGTCAAGATTCTagagaattaaaatttaaatgcaAAGTATGTGCAAAATGTTACAGCACACAAAGAGGTTTAAAAAAACATTCCCTTGTTCATGAAAAAAAGCATAAATGCAATGTTTGttcaaaaatgttttatagattagaaaatatggaaaatcataaaaaaataCATGCATCAAAACCTCTTGCATGTCAATTGTGTCATGCATGCTTTTCTAAACCTCAAAGTCTTGTACGTCATTTAAAATCTCATActaaaaaagtaaataacaTGATTAAACAAATTAGTACAGATGAACAGAAGGATAACAAGCaaccaaaaaaagaaatgaaatttgaagatGATACTGATGATGAAAATGGTACTGTGAATGAAGTCTATGATTTTGAAAATGCACCTGAGTTGTACAAATGCGAAATTTGTAGTCAATATTGTTCGTCTTTAAAAAATCTGAAAAGACATACTCTCGTACACggagataaaaaatattcctgTACTGTATGTAAAAAATGGTTCTTTAGGCCTGatacattaaaaaaacatGCAGAAAAACATGGTCATGGCTTACTAGACAATTTAGTAgatgataataaattttttgacTCTGATGATGATTCCTTTCCAAATACTACACAAAGCACTTTACAAGAgaatgaaaatgttaaaaaagaagaaagtgaTGAAGATGAATCTGGTGAATATAAATGTCAACATTGTGATAAAATTATGGCAACAAAAAAAGGTCTTAGACGTCATGTATCAATGCATAAACCAAAAGCTGAACCAGTTACTTGTGAAATCTGTGGAAAAGTATGTGCTAGTCAAGCTCGTCTTGTTCTTCATCAAAGGACACATAAACCAAAAGAAAAGGTTCCACGAGAATACTTGTGTCATATTTGCAGTAAAGTGTATCCAAGTAATTCTTCTTTAACTTATCACATGAGAACTCATACTGGTATTAAACCACATGTGTGTAAAACTTGCAATAGTGGATTTACTACAACAACCAGTTTAGCGAATCACATTAGGATTCATACAGGTGATAAACCATTTGTTTGCCATGTATGCAGTGCAGCATTTGCTGTGAGTTCAGCTTTTAGACGACACTTAACACGACACACTGGAGAGGCAAATTATTTGTGTAAAACATGTGGCAAAGCATTTAAAAGACTAAGTACATTAAAAGAACATACTTATACTCACTCTGGAGAAAAACCATATGTTTGCAAAACGTGTGGAGCTGCTTATAGTCACAGTGGCAGTTTGTTTGCACATCAGAAACGTTGTCGAGCTCAATATGGAGAGATGGTTGTAGATGACCATCATCACACAGTTGCTCATCATATTCATGTAAATAATGTGCAATCTGCAGTACGATCACTTGCTGTGATAGGAcaaatgttttaa
- the LOC126865077 gene encoding uncharacterized protein LOC126865077 isoform X1: MDLDDVTLLAQQIRETNKLSTKDATYLRSLCIQLKNPVLPQHEIETRAGSRPPTHEEIKKFEEIESIKKGCYNASEDKIIIHNWKEFCKLNHWNIKEVEPFLLLREENKTYIRSKNERKRFVQFLADGLPNRTLYSVYHRFRTLYADNFQRRFHPDEDRMILDHLEHNINLNQRRKYTDLARVLKRTRISIWRRYKLLKKKRYGRENY; the protein is encoded by the exons ATGGATCTTGATGATGTTACTTTACTCGCTCAACAAATTAGAGAAACAAACAAACTTTCCACAAAGGATGCAACg tATTTAAGAAGTTTGTGTATACAGCTAAAAAATCCTGTATTACCACAACATGAGATTGAAACCCGTGCTGGATCTCGTCCTCCAACACATGAAGAAATcaaaaaatttgaagaaatagaATCTATTAAAAAAGGGTGTTATAATGCATCAGaggataaaataattattcataattGGAAAGAATTTTGTAAG TTAAATCACTGGAACATTAAAGAGGTTGAACCATTTTTACTCTTGAGAGaggaaaataaaacatatatacgcagtaaaaatgaaagaaaaagatttgtacaatttttagCAGATGGTTTGCCAAATAGAACTTTATACAGTGTATATCACAGATTTAGAACTTTGTATGCAGATAATTTTCAAAGAAg GTTTCATCCAGATGAAGATAGAATGATTTTGGATCACTTAGAACATAATATCAACCTTAATCAGAGGCGGAAGTATACAGATTTAGCAAGAGTTTTAAAACGAACTCGAATTTCTATTTGGCGTCGTTATAAACTACTCAAGAAAAAACGTTATGGAAGagagaattattaa
- the LOC126865077 gene encoding uncharacterized protein LOC126865077 isoform X2 — protein sequence MDLDDVTLLAQQIRETNKLSTKDATLKNPVLPQHEIETRAGSRPPTHEEIKKFEEIESIKKGCYNASEDKIIIHNWKEFCKLNHWNIKEVEPFLLLREENKTYIRSKNERKRFVQFLADGLPNRTLYSVYHRFRTLYADNFQRRFHPDEDRMILDHLEHNINLNQRRKYTDLARVLKRTRISIWRRYKLLKKKRYGRENY from the exons ATGGATCTTGATGATGTTACTTTACTCGCTCAACAAATTAGAGAAACAAACAAACTTTCCACAAAGGATGCAACg CTAAAAAATCCTGTATTACCACAACATGAGATTGAAACCCGTGCTGGATCTCGTCCTCCAACACATGAAGAAATcaaaaaatttgaagaaatagaATCTATTAAAAAAGGGTGTTATAATGCATCAGaggataaaataattattcataattGGAAAGAATTTTGTAAG TTAAATCACTGGAACATTAAAGAGGTTGAACCATTTTTACTCTTGAGAGaggaaaataaaacatatatacgcagtaaaaatgaaagaaaaagatttgtacaatttttagCAGATGGTTTGCCAAATAGAACTTTATACAGTGTATATCACAGATTTAGAACTTTGTATGCAGATAATTTTCAAAGAAg GTTTCATCCAGATGAAGATAGAATGATTTTGGATCACTTAGAACATAATATCAACCTTAATCAGAGGCGGAAGTATACAGATTTAGCAAGAGTTTTAAAACGAACTCGAATTTCTATTTGGCGTCGTTATAAACTACTCAAGAAAAAACGTTATGGAAGagagaattattaa
- the LOC126865081 gene encoding BLOC-1-related complex subunit 7 — MASASSTSARSLFVESKMRLADRVQVNVNNIASLARQIQRGSKSSEILMHSAKNFAQQEHSLETAEANLKKIALLTTHLDYQLESVNRSFITLEEVTEQVRSMQR, encoded by the exons ATGGCTTCAGCTTCAAGTACAAGTGCTCGAAGCTTATTTGTTGAGTCAAAAATGAGATTGGCTGATAGAGTACAAGTTAATGTAAACAATATTGCATCCCTTGCAAGACAAATACAAAGAGGTTCAAAAAGCAGTGag ATATTAATGCACAGTGCAAAAAATTTTGCACAACAAGAGCATAGTCTAGAAACTGCAGAGGCTAATCTAAAGAAAATTGCTCTTCTAACCACTCATTTAGATTACCAACTGGAATCTGTCAATAGAAGTTTTATAACTTTGGAAGAAGTTACCGAACAAGTACGTTCTATGCaaagataa
- the LOC126865072 gene encoding uncharacterized protein LOC126865072 isoform X1, which yields MAEQQQSPSGFKRMSLDKIIEAMTSDLENSNGHYVQFGVNPQQTTSHNWGNYSSNQTRHYIAGQSCHSNPPTMQSMPPMGAPLYMQDMSNYSDSIYFPSQAVNHLGINENNDLIGTVDVGRGNYINVIYGNASQIMAEQCQLSNMTSYRNQNIIDREYGLFNDRHMNVPSELPTQNFNGKQLIENLVGNWAPNQSGTYSPFGGSPNVTPVLQPNIDIRDPEELPRNSTDFQHKKPRMVAEVKPMRPSYSDVLTKSAPTPPSPLTVQSIKPKTESVNKKVSNKNSKNKSKSTTLKRQNSSGSDDHNSPKIQIPRKVLEKNNSNLPRRWVSLDNLGSPTEVHEINSFDRSNQFEKKKVSKISKKAEKGEMLNNSKVQNNNPKSTGNIPKRPIQINNNLNIINTSSETIYSEKIEKNQQVVNKVNKEEKKVTKEKNSKRFQVEKTQIKKAQRNRRRENRESPVKDLYKNLNKYATHWIKIGLKIFHWLLHLVSDVVSMSANLMILLGKCGWYHTILYLKYLWVYMAMTFSKIRILNAIGKQLDNWFGNSKFAFWRKIKTKNEEKEENSNWIHGGLEANIALPSTGEEAMKRLLACKGKDPYSILGVTPTCSDDDIKKYYKRQAFLVHPDKNNQPGAEEAFKILVHAFDIIGEPERRQAFDQTRQVEAAWGVLSDLLSQLHRKMEQAANTIRCTNCGLRHKRIPTQRPCYAARYCAQCKIRHGAKEGDIWAESRLMGFLWHYYACMEGAVYDVTDWAACQAGNLKHLRANTHSVQYRIVLGQRPPSRTANNGKRRQQIDPNTSEADFENFLKKLYNHTKTGNSSPPNQSSFGGDCKRRKTKHINQDELILQQQRRIEMEISESIALVGEKESIKSLEREYSEDEIYLSKAKALGQKYSYIRRTRPDGNCFFRAFSYAYLEKLIGNKEEYEKFRELALKSKESLVALGFPQFTVEDFHDTFMDVIDKVGEDTESSYIELHKLFNEQGCSDYVVVYLRLITSGQLRLEADFYQHFIEGERTVSEFCRQEVEPMYKESDHIHIIAMSTALGTGVRVRYMDRGAGTEVTAHDFPEGATPAVHLLYRPGHYDILYP from the exons ATGGCAGAGCAACAACAGTCACCTTCTGGCTTTAAACGTATGTCTTTAGATAAAATTATTGAAGCTATGACTTCAGATTTAGAAAATTCTAATGGTCATTATGTTCAATTTGGTGTAAATCCACAACAAACTACGTCTCATAATTGGGGAAATTATTCGTCAAATCAAACAAGACATTATATTGCTGGTCAATCTTGTCATTCTAATCCACCCACAATGCAATCCATGCCTCCAATGGGTGCTCCTCTTTATATGCAAGATATGTCGAATTATTCAGATTCAATCTACTTTCCATCTCAAGCAGTAAATCACTTAggtataaatgaaaataatgatTTAATTGGCACTGTAGATGTTGGAAGAGGCAATTatattaatgtaatttatGGAAATGCTTCACAAATTATGGCAGAACAATGTCAGCTTTCAAATATGACATCTTACAGAAATCAAAACATAATTGATCGAGAATATGGTCTTTTTAATGATCGACACATGAATGTACCATCTGAATTACCAACTCAAAATTTTAATGGAAAACAATTAATTGAGAATTTGGTTGGTAATTGGGCGCCAAACCAGTCTGGTACATATAGTCCCTTTGGTGGATCTCCAAATGTAACCCCAGTACTGCAACCAAACATAGATATTAGAGATCCTGAAGAATTGCCTAGAAATTCAACTGACTTTCAACATAAGAAACCTCGTATGGTAGCGGAAGTTAAACCTATGCGACCCTCTTATTCTGATGTTCTAACAAAATCTGCTCCAACACCTCCATCTCCTCTAACAGTTCAATCTATAAAACCCAAAACAGAATCTGTAAATAAGAAggtttctaataaaaattcaaagaataaatctaaatctACAACATTAAAGAGACAAAATTCATCTGGTAGTGATGATCACAATTCCCCAAAAATACAAATACCACGAAAAgtattagaaaaaaataattcgaacCTCCCAAGACGCTGGGTATCATTAGATAATCTTGGTTCACCAACTGAAGTtcatgaaataaatagtttTGATAGATCAAACcaatttgaaaagaaaaaagtttcTAAAATATCTAAGAAAGCAGAAAAAGGAGAGATGCTTAATAATTCAAAAGTTCAAAATAATAATCCTAAATCTACTGGAAATATTCCTAAACGTCccatacaaataaataataatttaaatataataaacactTCCAGTGAAACTATTTATTCtgaaaaaatagagaaaaatcAACAGGTTgtgaataaagtaaataaagaagaaaaaaaggtaACCAAGGAAAAGAATTCTAAACGTTTTCAAGTTGAAAAAACACAAATTAAAAAGGCTCAAAGAAatcgaagaagagaaaatagGGAATCACCAGTCaaagatttatataaaaaCTTAAATAAATATGCTACCCATTGGATTAAAAttggattaaaaatatttcattggtTACTACATCTAGTATCTGATGTAGTTAGCATGAGTGCTAATCTTATGATTCTTCT TGGAAAATGTGGATGGTATCATACtatactatatttaaaatatttatgggTTTATATGGCTATGACATTCTCAAAAATTCGTATTTTGAATGCTATTGGCAAGCAATTGGATAATTGGTTTGGTAATAGTAAATTTGCGTTTTGGcgtaaaataaaaactaaaaatgaagaaaaagaagaaaatagtaATTGGATACATGGTGGTCTTGAAGCCAATATTGCATTACCTAGCACTGGTGAAGAGGCTATGAAAAGATTATTAGCTTGTAAAGGAAAGGATCCCTACAGTATACTTGGTGTTACGCCAACATGTTCAGATGatgatattaaaaagtattataAGAGACAGGCCTTCTTGGTTCATCCAGATAAAAATAATCAGCCTGGTGCGGAAGAAGCATTCAAAATACTTGTACATGCATTTGATATAATTGGTGAACCG GAACGTAGACAAGCATTTGATCAAACTAGACAAGTTGAAGCAGCTTGGGGTGTATTAAGTGATTTACTCTCTCAACTTCACAGAAAGATGGAACAGGCAGCAAATACAATAAGATGTACAAATTGTGGTTTaaggcacaaaagaattcCAACACAACGTCCTTGTTATGCAGCAAGATATTGTGCTCAATGTAAAATACGTCATGGTGCAAAAGAA gGAGACATTTGGGCAGAGTCTCGTTTAATGGGCTTTCTTTGGCATTATTATGCCTGTATGGAAGGAGCAGTATATGATGTCACAGATTGGGCAGCTTGTCAAGCTGGTAATTTAAAACACCTAAGAGCAAATACACATAGTGTTCAGTATAGAATTGTCTTAGGTCAACGACCACCATCACGAACGGCTAATAATGGTAAAAGACGCCAACAAATAGATCCAAATACCAG TGAGGCAGATTTTGAGAactttttaaaaaagttatacaaTCACACCAAGACCGGAAATTCAAGTCCACCAAATCAAAGTTCTTTTGGAGGGGACTGTAAGCGTCGTAAAACTAAAC ATATCAACCAAGATGAGTTGATTCTTCAACAACAAAGACGTATCGAAATGGAG ATTTCTGAATCCATTGCTTTGGTTGGAGAGAAAGAATCCATAAAAAGTTTGGAACGTGAATACTCTGAAGATGAAATATACCTTTCGAAAGCTAAAGCATTAGgtcaaaaatattcatatattagGAGAACTAGACCAGATGGAAATTGCTTTTTTAGAGCCTTTAGTTATGCATATCTTGAAAAGTTAATTGGAAATAAAGAggaatatgaaaaatttcggGAACTTGCattaaaaagtaaagaaaGTTTGGTAGCATTAGGTTTCCCCCAATTTACAGTTGAAGATTTTCATGATACg TTTATGGATGTAATTGATAAAGTAGGAGAAGATACAGAGTCAAGCTATATTGAATTACATAAACTTTTCAATGAACAAGGATGTTCTGATTATGTTGTTGTATATCTTAGATTAATTACCTCTGGTCAATTACGGCTTGAAGCTGATTTTTATCAGCATTTTATTGAAGGAGAACGTACTGTTTCAGAGTTCTGTCGTCAA gaAGTGGAACCAATGTACAAAGAATCTGATCACATTCACATTATAGCTATGAGCACTGCTTTAGGAACTGGTGTACGTGTTCGTTATATGGATCGAGGCGCTGGAACTGAAGTAACTGCACATGATTTCCCTGAAGGTGCAACTCCAGCTGTTCATTTATTATATCGCCCTGGTCATTATGATATTCTATATCCTTGA
- the LOC126865072 gene encoding ubiquitin thioesterase otubain-like isoform X2 yields MEEKSCKEQLTENTDINQDELILQQQRRIEMEISESIALVGEKESIKSLEREYSEDEIYLSKAKALGQKYSYIRRTRPDGNCFFRAFSYAYLEKLIGNKEEYEKFRELALKSKESLVALGFPQFTVEDFHDTFMDVIDKVGEDTESSYIELHKLFNEQGCSDYVVVYLRLITSGQLRLEADFYQHFIEGERTVSEFCRQEVEPMYKESDHIHIIAMSTALGTGVRVRYMDRGAGTEVTAHDFPEGATPAVHLLYRPGHYDILYP; encoded by the exons ATGGAAGAGAAATCTTGCAAAGAGCAATTAACAGAAAATACAG ATATCAACCAAGATGAGTTGATTCTTCAACAACAAAGACGTATCGAAATGGAG ATTTCTGAATCCATTGCTTTGGTTGGAGAGAAAGAATCCATAAAAAGTTTGGAACGTGAATACTCTGAAGATGAAATATACCTTTCGAAAGCTAAAGCATTAGgtcaaaaatattcatatattagGAGAACTAGACCAGATGGAAATTGCTTTTTTAGAGCCTTTAGTTATGCATATCTTGAAAAGTTAATTGGAAATAAAGAggaatatgaaaaatttcggGAACTTGCattaaaaagtaaagaaaGTTTGGTAGCATTAGGTTTCCCCCAATTTACAGTTGAAGATTTTCATGATACg TTTATGGATGTAATTGATAAAGTAGGAGAAGATACAGAGTCAAGCTATATTGAATTACATAAACTTTTCAATGAACAAGGATGTTCTGATTATGTTGTTGTATATCTTAGATTAATTACCTCTGGTCAATTACGGCTTGAAGCTGATTTTTATCAGCATTTTATTGAAGGAGAACGTACTGTTTCAGAGTTCTGTCGTCAA gaAGTGGAACCAATGTACAAAGAATCTGATCACATTCACATTATAGCTATGAGCACTGCTTTAGGAACTGGTGTACGTGTTCGTTATATGGATCGAGGCGCTGGAACTGAAGTAACTGCACATGATTTCCCTGAAGGTGCAACTCCAGCTGTTCATTTATTATATCGCCCTGGTCATTATGATATTCTATATCCTTGA
- the LOC126865080 gene encoding DNA polymerase epsilon subunit 4 isoform X2 has protein sequence MYRKHKVYYLHYYIRYPAPEISVQININMANFEEEGSDKELNENIISTGGENLQDFQEEAENNARIDEEQKEKLVKLPLGRIKTIIKMDPEVNMVNQEAVFLITKSTELFIDSLTKESYKYTARMKKKTLQKRDVESAIDNVDALVFLEGMLN, from the exons atgtatcgaaaacataaagtttattatttGCACTATTATATTAGATATcc TGCACCTGAAATATCAGttcaaattaatataaatatggcAAATTTTGAAGAGGAAGGAAGTGataaagaattaaatgaaaatattattagtacAGGAGGAGAAAATCTTCAAGATTTTCAAGAAGAAGCTGAAAATAATGCTCGTATCGACGAAGagcaaaaggaaaaattagtaaaattaCCATTAGGTAGAATAAAAACAATTATAAAGATGGATCCTGAAGTGAATATGGTTAACCAAGAAGCTGTTTTCTTAATTACAAAATCTACg GAGCTTTTTATTGATTCTCTTACTAAAGAATCATACAAATATACAGcacgaatgaaaaaaaaaactttacAAAAAAGAGATGTAGAAAGTGCAATTGATAATGTTGATGCACTTGTATTTTTAGAAGGAAtgctaaattaa
- the LOC126865080 gene encoding DNA polymerase epsilon subunit 4 isoform X1, producing MLRNNWIISKFCSYSLTYFSAPEISVQININMANFEEEGSDKELNENIISTGGENLQDFQEEAENNARIDEEQKEKLVKLPLGRIKTIIKMDPEVNMVNQEAVFLITKSTELFIDSLTKESYKYTARMKKKTLQKRDVESAIDNVDALVFLEGMLN from the exons ATGTTACGAAATAATTGGATTATATCAAAATTTTGTTCTTATAGCTTAACTTATTTTAGTGCACCTGAAATATCAGttcaaattaatataaatatggcAAATTTTGAAGAGGAAGGAAGTGataaagaattaaatgaaaatattattagtacAGGAGGAGAAAATCTTCAAGATTTTCAAGAAGAAGCTGAAAATAATGCTCGTATCGACGAAGagcaaaaggaaaaattagtaaaattaCCATTAGGTAGAATAAAAACAATTATAAAGATGGATCCTGAAGTGAATATGGTTAACCAAGAAGCTGTTTTCTTAATTACAAAATCTACg GAGCTTTTTATTGATTCTCTTACTAAAGAATCATACAAATATACAGcacgaatgaaaaaaaaaactttacAAAAAAGAGATGTAGAAAGTGCAATTGATAATGTTGATGCACTTGTATTTTTAGAAGGAAtgctaaattaa
- the LOC126865078 gene encoding uncharacterized protein LOC126865078, producing the protein MMKIKLYVFLIICGSFLLSVKADDKSYCFNLTWVEPALRSTNCSKIKNAPCIDPILYSEKAPNASEYEEFWESMEHVCSVASGNVCIKYTFTYNNEIVNTSSFCGKVIEDDVIPITSGCYKESIEGYVLEICACQSRRGNIPCNSSVNVNYAVIFMITVLSFTFWIPYICY; encoded by the exons atgatgaaaattaagttatatgtatttttaattatctgTGGAAGTTTTTTATTATCAG TTAAAGCAGATGATAAATCATACTGTTTTAATCTCACTTGGGTAGAACCTGCATTAAGAAGCACTAATTGTTCTAAAATCAAAAATGCTCCCTGTATTGATCCTATACTTTATTCAG aaaaagcACCAAATGCATCTGAATATGAAGAATTTTGGGAATCAATGGAACACGTATGTTCTGTTGCATCTGGCaatgtttgtataaaatatacttttacTTATAATAATGAGA TTGTTAATACATCATCATTTTGTGGAAAAGTAATAGAAGATGACGTAATACCTATCACATCAGGATGCTATAAAGAAAGC ATTGAAGGTTACGTATTAGAAATATGTGCTTGCCAATCTAGAAGGGGGAACATACCTTGTAATTCATCGGTGAACGTGAACTATGctgttatttttatgattacAGTATTATCATTTACATTTTGGATTCcatatatttgttattaa